One Periophthalmus magnuspinnatus isolate fPerMag1 chromosome 8, fPerMag1.2.pri, whole genome shotgun sequence genomic window carries:
- the grap2a gene encoding GRB2-related adapter protein 2a yields the protein MMEAKGKYDFNATEEDELGFRKGDILKILSRQDEWFKAEMNGKEGFVPQNYIETNMPRWFQESASRSKAEELLRNRELGEFVIRGCQSSPGDFSISVRHDNDVQHFKVMRDNKGQYFLWSEKFTSLNKLVEYYKTSTISKTKEIYLNDGTPGTRSPSSTQPMKRGSLPEPRNSPTLNSTAPRRASDQPHSQMAGRMGLEERAHTIGHTAQTHSPLSAALPRRPSEPLPPPQRVNTMQVRALYDFTAEEEDELEFRAGDIIEVLDRNDPSWWRGKLRGKSGLFPANYTEQL from the exons ATGATGGAGGCCAAAGGAAAGTACGACTTCAACGCCACCGAAGAAGACGAGCTCGGCTTCAGGAAAGGAGACATACTGAAG ATCCTGAGTCGACAGGACGAGTGGTTCAAGGCCGAGATGAACGGAAAAGAGGGATTTGTGCCTCAGAACTACATCGAAACCAATATGCCCAG GTGGTTTCAGGAAAGTGCCAGTCGCAGCAAGGCCGAGGAGCTGCTCAGGAACAGAGAGCTCGGAGAGTTTGTGATCCGCGGTTGCCAGAGTTCACCGGGAGATTTCTCTATTTCCGTCAG acacgACAACGACGTCCAGCATTTCAAAGTGATGCGGGACAACAAGGGCCAGTACTTCCTGTGGTCGGAGAAGTTCACCTCTTTGAATAAACTGGTGGAGTACTACAAAACCTCCACAATCTCCAAAACCAAAGAGATCTACCTCAACGACGGCACCCCGGGAACACGCAGCCCCTCCTCCACCCAGCCG ATGAAAAGAGGAAGTCTTCCAGAGCCGCGAAACTCTCCCACTTTAAACTCCACCGCTCCTCGGAGAGCCTCAGACCAGCCTCACAGTCAGATG gcGGGGCGTATGGGTCTGGAGGAGCGCGCACACACCATCGGCCACACGGCGCAGACCCACAGCCCCCTCAGTGCAGCTCTCCCCCGGAGGCCGTCTGAACCTCTGCCCCCTCCCCAG CGAGTAAACACGATGCAGGTGAGGGCCTTGTACGACTTCACTGCTGAAGAGGAAGACGAGCTGGAGTTCAGAGCGGGAGACATTATAGAGGTTTTGGACCGCAACGACCCCTCCTGGTGGAGAGGCAAACTGCGGGGCAAATCCGGCCTGTTCCCCGCCAACTACACCGAGCAGCTGTGA